From a single Leptospira levettii genomic region:
- a CDS encoding MlaE family ABC transporter permease — MESNQRQSSFLWEGNTLEIHLPEIFNTKEVSKDWVTFLESISKNTPRNISIFAQKLKESDSSGISFLKLVRTECESKKIQFALYGLDEKFQYRLNITNDDSKKYQEQFAIALRKSEQIGKLTIDSLLEFKYLITFTGELTVSFWRSFLHPSKIRWKDSFRVAESMGVNAFPIIAMIGFLLGLIMSFQSAIPMRKFGAEIFVANLVGLSLFRELGPLMTAFILSGRSGSAFAAELGTMKVSEEIDALTTMGLPPVQFLIIPRLVASLIVTPLLTIVFNLFGLIGGAVVLVSFGFPLITFVNQVNIAVGLSDILGGLLKSYFFGMIIASIGCYRGLKTASGAGAVGESTTSAVVGSIILVSILDGIFSVLYFYLRI; from the coding sequence GTGGAATCTAACCAAAGACAATCTTCATTTTTGTGGGAAGGAAATACCTTAGAAATTCACTTACCCGAAATTTTTAATACAAAAGAAGTTTCAAAAGATTGGGTTACATTTTTGGAAAGTATTTCGAAAAACACTCCCAGAAATATCTCAATATTTGCTCAAAAATTAAAAGAATCTGACTCATCTGGAATATCATTTCTAAAATTAGTAAGAACCGAATGTGAATCGAAGAAAATACAGTTCGCCTTATATGGATTAGATGAAAAATTCCAATACCGACTCAACATCACGAATGATGATAGCAAAAAATACCAAGAACAATTTGCAATAGCCCTTCGCAAATCAGAACAAATTGGAAAACTAACCATCGATTCCTTATTGGAATTCAAGTATCTGATCACTTTTACAGGTGAACTCACTGTTTCCTTTTGGCGTTCTTTTTTACACCCATCCAAGATCCGATGGAAAGATAGTTTCCGTGTAGCGGAATCCATGGGTGTGAATGCGTTTCCCATCATCGCCATGATTGGATTTTTACTGGGACTGATCATGTCTTTCCAATCTGCCATTCCAATGAGAAAATTTGGCGCCGAGATCTTTGTTGCAAACCTTGTCGGATTATCTCTATTCCGAGAACTGGGTCCTCTTATGACTGCTTTCATTTTATCAGGAAGGTCTGGCTCTGCATTTGCTGCAGAACTTGGAACCATGAAAGTATCAGAAGAAATTGATGCATTGACAACGATGGGTCTTCCTCCCGTACAATTTCTCATCATCCCAAGGCTTGTTGCCTCTCTCATCGTCACACCACTTCTTACCATAGTGTTTAACTTATTTGGTCTCATTGGTGGAGCAGTTGTGCTTGTGAGTTTTGGATTCCCTCTCATTACTTTTGTCAACCAAGTGAACATTGCTGTTGGGCTTTCCGATATTTTAGGAGGACTCTTAAAATCCTATTTTTTTGGAATGATCATTGCTTCCATCGGTTGTTACCGAGGGTTAAAAACAGCATCAGGAGCTGGAGCTGTCGGTGAATCCACCACATCGGCAGTCGTAGGTTCAATCATATTAGTTTCCATCTTAGATGGAATTTTTTCTGTCCTATATTTTTACTTACGCATATGA
- the flgC gene encoding flagellar basal body rod protein FlgC: protein MGMFDSINISATGLSAQRLRMDVISNNIANSTTTRNTNGDGPFRRDRVILTPINLRTQWKSPVYPFGVAPGEGKGVKVMKIEKDMSPLRLTYDPTHPDAIQTGPKKGYVELPNINIVTEMTDMISASRSYEANVQLINGSKAMMNKAMEIGRA from the coding sequence ATGGGTATGTTTGATTCGATTAATATTTCTGCCACGGGTCTTTCCGCACAAAGACTCCGAATGGATGTGATTTCCAATAACATTGCTAACTCAACAACAACGAGAAATACCAATGGAGATGGACCTTTCCGACGTGACCGTGTCATCCTAACACCGATTAACCTCCGCACCCAATGGAAAAGCCCAGTGTATCCATTTGGGGTTGCACCTGGCGAAGGGAAAGGGGTCAAGGTGATGAAAATCGAGAAGGACATGAGCCCTCTTCGTTTGACCTACGACCCCACTCACCCTGATGCCATCCAAACAGGACCGAAAAAAGGGTATGTGGAACTTCCCAACATCAACATCGTCACAGAGATGACGGATATGATCTCTGCTTCCCGTTCTTACGAGGCCAATGTCCAACTCATCAATGGTTCCAAAGCCATGATGAACAAAGCGATGGAAATCGGCCGGGCGTAA
- the fliE gene encoding flagellar hook-basal body complex protein FliE: MKEESPMSIDRITSFSSQSYKPHSLLPQGDKVGILRSDERHYGKTNEAKSPDEVAGTFADALKKAFEQVNDQQVEADELTQKIVFDPNSVELHDVMIAAEKARISLTFAKTMSDGFVRAYRELTTLR, from the coding sequence TTGAAAGAGGAATCACCCATGTCCATTGACCGCATTACTTCATTCTCCTCTCAATCTTACAAACCACATTCCCTTCTCCCCCAAGGAGACAAGGTGGGAATCCTTCGTTCGGATGAACGCCATTACGGTAAAACCAATGAAGCTAAATCTCCTGATGAAGTGGCTGGCACATTTGCAGATGCTTTGAAAAAAGCGTTTGAACAAGTGAATGACCAACAAGTGGAAGCAGACGAACTCACTCAAAAAATTGTGTTTGATCCAAACTCAGTAGAACTCCATGACGTGATGATCGCAGCAGAAAAAGCAAGGATCTCTCTTACCTTTGCTAAAACCATGTCAGATGGATTTGTAAGAGCTTACAGAGAACTCACAACATTAAGATAA
- a CDS encoding DUF4430 domain-containing protein, which yields MNHFKKMTKQFLYTIHLSVFLGLFFFTIVNCKLTRSSHKPKEPEIQIQFLSKDFEETKSIPSSLFDRKDLLFLLAELSKNEDPAMRFISTNRTEEIMEVNGIRNSWDAGWVVYVNGERIDSVQMKKGVKVGPNDQIQIRFETVERVFGRPIN from the coding sequence GTGAACCATTTTAAAAAAATGACAAAACAATTTTTATATACGATTCATCTCAGTGTATTTCTGGGATTGTTTTTTTTCACAATTGTAAATTGTAAACTCACTCGTTCCTCTCATAAACCAAAAGAACCAGAAATCCAAATTCAGTTTTTGTCAAAAGACTTTGAAGAAACCAAGTCCATACCATCGTCTTTATTTGATCGAAAGGATTTACTATTCCTTCTTGCCGAATTGTCCAAAAACGAAGATCCTGCAATGAGGTTTATCTCTACCAATCGAACGGAAGAAATTATGGAAGTGAATGGAATCCGAAATTCTTGGGATGCAGGTTGGGTGGTGTATGTGAATGGAGAACGAATTGATTCCGTTCAGATGAAAAAAGGGGTTAAAGTAGGACCAAACGACCAAATCCAAATCCGATTTGAAACCGTCGAACGAGTGTTTGGTCGTCCTATCAATTGA
- a CDS encoding xylulokinase, with the protein MDSDCILAYDIGTTGVKTCLFQMTSTLTLIASATKEYPIQLLPNGGAEQNPEDFWQAMRSTTELVLSEANVSNETIQGISFCSQMQGLVLVDEVFRPVRNAMSYMDQRATKEMKAGIDYGFKIEGINAFKLLVSLWITGAVAASVKDPIWKYKWVEKNEPDNFSKVRWWFDVKEYLIAKCTNQAVMTKDSAFATFLYNSRKGKGNWSPLLCKLFGVRREHLPKLINAEEKVGGLTEEAAKFLGLKTGTPVFGGGGDASLIGVGAGAVSEGDTHIYAGTSGWIGTVTKKRTVDINARIASIVGSREGYYNYFGEQETSGKCLQWVKDHLALDEIDLYLEKKKITDGPDAVYESLFEFMFDSIKDTEPGSQGVIFTPWLHGNRCPFEDPKARGIFFNISLHTGKRILIRAVIEGILFHKRWILELSNQKVPTSKTIRFVGGVARSNFICQMLADITGKTIERVVHPENVGAIGAAAIVALGLGKIQTYEDIKKMIPVDKTWVPNPKVKPVYDKNFSVFKNLYKTNQKHFAILNS; encoded by the coding sequence ATGGATTCAGACTGTATTTTAGCCTATGACATTGGCACCACAGGTGTGAAAACCTGTCTCTTCCAGATGACTTCCACACTCACCCTGATTGCGTCTGCCACAAAGGAATACCCGATCCAACTCTTGCCAAATGGGGGTGCCGAACAAAATCCAGAGGACTTTTGGCAGGCCATGCGTTCCACCACAGAACTTGTATTAAGCGAAGCGAATGTATCCAATGAAACGATCCAAGGGATTTCCTTTTGTTCTCAGATGCAAGGCCTTGTGCTTGTGGATGAAGTGTTTCGCCCTGTCCGAAATGCAATGAGTTATATGGACCAAAGGGCCACAAAAGAAATGAAGGCCGGTATTGACTATGGATTTAAAATTGAAGGTATTAATGCCTTCAAACTGTTGGTCTCCCTTTGGATTACAGGAGCTGTGGCCGCGAGTGTAAAAGATCCCATTTGGAAATACAAATGGGTGGAAAAAAACGAACCAGATAACTTTAGTAAGGTGAGATGGTGGTTCGATGTCAAAGAATATTTGATCGCTAAGTGCACAAACCAAGCAGTCATGACAAAGGATTCTGCCTTTGCTACCTTTTTATACAATTCGAGAAAAGGAAAAGGAAACTGGAGTCCTCTCCTATGTAAGTTATTTGGTGTTAGAAGAGAACATTTACCTAAACTCATCAATGCCGAAGAAAAAGTAGGAGGACTCACAGAAGAAGCGGCAAAGTTTTTAGGACTAAAGACCGGTACACCCGTGTTTGGTGGTGGAGGGGATGCGTCTCTCATTGGAGTAGGAGCAGGGGCCGTTTCTGAAGGAGACACTCATATTTATGCGGGGACATCTGGTTGGATTGGCACTGTTACCAAAAAGAGGACTGTGGATATCAACGCGAGGATTGCATCCATTGTGGGCAGTCGGGAAGGGTATTATAATTATTTTGGGGAACAAGAAACATCGGGCAAGTGTTTACAATGGGTAAAAGACCATTTGGCATTGGATGAAATTGATTTGTACTTAGAAAAAAAGAAAATCACAGATGGCCCTGATGCTGTGTATGAGAGTTTATTTGAGTTTATGTTTGATTCGATTAAGGATACAGAACCTGGATCACAAGGTGTGATTTTTACGCCTTGGTTACATGGAAACCGATGTCCTTTTGAAGATCCAAAAGCACGTGGGATCTTTTTTAATATCAGTTTGCATACAGGAAAACGGATTTTAATCCGTGCAGTCATAGAAGGGATTTTGTTCCACAAACGATGGATTTTGGAACTTTCCAATCAAAAAGTGCCAACTTCAAAAACCATTCGATTTGTGGGAGGAGTGGCTCGTTCTAATTTCATCTGTCAAATGTTAGCTGACATTACAGGAAAAACCATTGAACGTGTTGTACATCCGGAAAACGTAGGGGCCATTGGTGCGGCTGCCATTGTCGCTTTGGGCCTAGGGAAAATCCAAACATACGAAGACATCAAAAAAATGATCCCAGTCGACAAAACTTGGGTTCCCAATCCAAAGGTGAAACCAGTGTATGATAAAAACTTTTCTGTTTTTAAAAATTTGTACAAAACAAATCAAAAACATTTTGCGATTCTCAATTCTTAA
- a CDS encoding helix-turn-helix domain-containing protein codes for MIQLIAFSAGLSFLFAIGEFLRTNASQQTKVQGLLFLFVAFFQTHTYLSSTELYQIYPHFYLVHLPFTASIGSLLKQYFSELWNENPEKNRFSIWELAPAVFVLILMFPFYLSSAETKISIHNSYLQNGVPLKFQLIILLAVLPIFYSAYYVFSHMIHYVRWESFKKSAHLRLVGLVVGFGALVSAIGVYTLFFHAKHGLEIVSFFLSCLIISIYLLRQKSPELWGEVQRIVIEEKKYQTSQLGSFNLEDLHKRLNFLMETKKVYLDETINLEKLAKHMSLSEHQLSEFLNSYVKKSFFHLVNHYRINEAKSLFANHPEKNILTIAYEVGFPSKSTFYDAFKREIGQSPSEYRKNLKK; via the coding sequence ATGATCCAACTAATTGCATTTTCAGCAGGTTTATCCTTCCTATTTGCCATTGGCGAGTTCCTTAGGACAAATGCGAGCCAGCAGACCAAAGTACAAGGATTGTTATTTTTATTTGTAGCCTTTTTCCAAACACACACCTATCTTTCAAGCACCGAACTGTATCAAATCTATCCACATTTTTATTTGGTACATTTACCATTCACTGCAAGTATAGGTTCTTTATTAAAACAATATTTTTCGGAACTTTGGAATGAAAACCCAGAGAAAAACAGATTTTCCATTTGGGAATTGGCTCCTGCCGTTTTCGTTTTAATCCTTATGTTTCCTTTTTATCTTTCTTCTGCTGAAACTAAAATATCAATTCACAATTCTTATCTGCAAAATGGAGTTCCTCTTAAATTCCAACTCATCATCCTACTTGCTGTTTTACCTATTTTTTATTCTGCGTATTATGTTTTTTCTCATATGATTCACTACGTTCGTTGGGAATCATTCAAAAAGTCAGCTCACCTCCGTTTGGTGGGACTCGTTGTTGGTTTTGGTGCATTGGTGAGTGCGATTGGAGTTTATACTTTATTTTTCCATGCAAAACATGGTTTGGAAATTGTGTCCTTTTTCTTATCTTGCCTGATCATCAGTATTTACCTTTTACGACAAAAAAGTCCCGAACTTTGGGGTGAAGTACAAAGGATTGTCATTGAAGAAAAAAAATACCAAACATCCCAATTGGGATCTTTTAACTTAGAAGACCTTCACAAACGTTTGAATTTTCTCATGGAAACAAAAAAAGTATATTTAGATGAAACGATAAATTTGGAAAAATTGGCGAAACATATGAGTTTATCAGAACACCAACTTTCTGAATTTCTCAATTCTTATGTGAAAAAAAGTTTTTTCCACTTAGTCAATCATTACCGCATCAACGAAGCAAAATCATTATTTGCAAACCATCCAGAAAAAAACATTCTCACAATTGCCTATGAAGTCGGATTCCCTTCCAAATCAACATTCTATGATGCCTTCAAACGTGAGATAGGGCAAAGTCCGAGTGAATACCGCAAGAATCTAAAAAAATAA
- a CDS encoding MBL fold metallo-hydrolase — MGTFITIDTEYADLKQVASAYLIEEEGHGIVVETNTTHAIPKILSVMDNQNVSPSNLDYIIVTHVHLDHAGGAWALLESCPNAVLLAHPKTAKHLIDPSLLIKSATAVYGKENFQKLYGEIKPIPKERVRVMEDGEFLDWKGHSFEFIYTKGHANHHFCIYDKKLNGVFTGDSFGISYPHLENGKSFIFPTTTPTDFDAKEAIHSIDLILGTGASVCYLTHFGVIQNLKQCAEDLKIGLHLCQNAILELKQVPKENRLSFMEKQVELMIKNLANRNAVILTEKDWSLLRLDVNLNAQGLVYVFERNEKK, encoded by the coding sequence ATGGGCACTTTTATCACCATTGATACGGAATACGCTGATTTAAAACAAGTTGCTTCTGCTTATCTCATCGAAGAAGAAGGGCATGGGATCGTTGTTGAAACCAATACAACCCATGCGATTCCAAAAATTCTTTCTGTGATGGACAATCAAAATGTAAGTCCATCAAACTTAGATTATATTATTGTCACACATGTCCATTTAGACCATGCAGGTGGGGCTTGGGCCTTACTCGAATCTTGTCCCAATGCAGTGTTACTTGCGCATCCAAAAACTGCCAAACATTTGATCGACCCAAGTCTTCTCATCAAAAGTGCAACCGCGGTGTATGGAAAAGAGAATTTTCAAAAACTCTATGGAGAGATCAAACCCATTCCCAAAGAAAGAGTGCGTGTGATGGAAGATGGAGAGTTTTTGGATTGGAAGGGCCATAGTTTTGAATTCATTTACACCAAGGGTCATGCAAACCACCACTTCTGTATTTATGACAAAAAACTAAATGGTGTTTTTACGGGAGATTCGTTTGGAATTTCATACCCCCACTTGGAAAATGGAAAATCATTTATTTTTCCTACTACAACTCCAACAGACTTTGATGCCAAAGAAGCCATCCATTCCATTGATTTAATTTTAGGAACAGGGGCTAGCGTTTGTTATTTGACTCATTTTGGAGTTATCCAAAATCTAAAACAATGTGCAGAAGATTTAAAAATTGGATTACATCTCTGCCAGAATGCCATCCTCGAACTCAAACAGGTGCCAAAAGAGAATCGGCTTTCCTTTATGGAAAAACAAGTGGAGTTAATGATAAAGAATTTGGCCAATCGGAATGCAGTGATTCTCACTGAGAAAGATTGGTCCCTTTTGCGTTTGGATGTGAACTTAAATGCACAAGGCTTGGTGTATGTTTTTGAGAGAAATGAAAAGAAGTGA
- a CDS encoding glycerol-3-phosphate dehydrogenase/oxidase: protein MTLNLNRFIETYDGESFDVTIIGGGITGATLAYEVASRGYSVCLLEKKDFGGATSAATGKLIHGGLRYLKQFEIGLVREALKERRNLSNIAPNLVYPYPMILPKPGIIARLGLFVYDLLSFDKTWTWDKSKKIPNHKYLKRNDLRKHNLGEYEDAAYFYDAICLSPERLTLSFLKSAVLYGGKISNYSEVKELLWDGNRVVGVTAVDLFSKKEVTIRSQVTVNASGPWTQDVLAKSKKTETSFPKQRSEGIYLITKQVTPIMTLFVGDKGHFSFAPWRGHSMIGPTEKSYFGKVEDWKLTKESILEFIDYINQTSHLKDKLKLEDVLFAYGGLRPLAESGDDTYSASRKSELYDHVRDGIDGLITAAGGKYTTSRQFAETIFRSIQKKIKKQSGKSISAKQHLYGSHILDIEAFIAEAKEKHKGYLPQTIDYLIRHYGLEYETILSIGKVDPNLGTVLNEDGEILAEVVYAVRYEMAKTVSDIFLRRTGLGTLGLLPKESIEKILQVVAKEWSWSKSQIEEETKWIQDRLRLPV from the coding sequence TTGACTCTGAACTTAAATCGATTCATCGAAACCTATGATGGAGAGTCCTTTGATGTTACCATTATCGGTGGTGGCATTACGGGGGCGACACTCGCTTATGAAGTGGCAAGTCGTGGGTATAGTGTTTGTTTGTTAGAAAAAAAAGATTTTGGCGGTGCCACTTCCGCTGCAACTGGAAAACTCATCCATGGTGGCCTTCGGTATTTAAAACAATTTGAAATAGGACTCGTCAGAGAAGCATTAAAGGAACGAAGGAACTTATCAAACATAGCACCTAACTTAGTATATCCGTATCCGATGATCCTTCCAAAACCTGGGATCATTGCAAGGCTTGGTTTGTTTGTGTATGACCTTTTGTCGTTTGATAAAACTTGGACTTGGGATAAATCTAAAAAAATACCAAATCATAAATACCTCAAACGAAACGATCTACGCAAACATAATTTAGGTGAGTATGAAGACGCCGCTTATTTCTACGATGCCATTTGTCTAAGCCCAGAACGACTGACTCTTAGTTTTTTGAAATCTGCCGTTTTGTATGGCGGAAAAATATCCAATTATTCAGAAGTGAAAGAGTTATTATGGGATGGGAATCGAGTTGTGGGTGTGACTGCTGTAGACTTATTTTCTAAAAAGGAAGTTACGATTCGTTCCCAAGTCACTGTCAATGCTTCAGGGCCATGGACACAAGATGTTTTGGCAAAATCAAAAAAAACTGAAACAAGTTTTCCGAAACAACGATCGGAAGGAATTTACCTCATCACAAAACAAGTTACACCTATCATGACCTTGTTTGTGGGTGACAAAGGTCATTTTAGTTTTGCTCCATGGCGAGGCCATTCTATGATTGGGCCAACTGAAAAGTCTTACTTTGGTAAGGTGGAAGATTGGAAACTCACAAAAGAAAGTATATTGGAATTTATCGACTATATCAACCAAACATCTCACCTAAAGGATAAACTGAAACTAGAAGATGTTTTATTTGCTTATGGTGGGTTACGACCACTTGCCGAGTCAGGTGATGATACCTATTCTGCCTCACGGAAATCAGAATTATATGACCATGTTAGAGATGGAATTGATGGACTCATCACAGCAGCGGGAGGTAAATACACAACAAGCCGTCAGTTTGCCGAAACGATCTTTCGATCCATCCAGAAAAAAATAAAAAAACAATCAGGTAAAAGTATATCCGCCAAACAACATTTATATGGGAGTCATATCCTCGATATAGAAGCTTTTATTGCAGAAGCAAAAGAAAAACACAAAGGATATTTGCCTCAAACGATCGATTACCTCATTCGTCACTATGGTTTAGAATACGAAACAATTTTATCCATTGGGAAAGTGGATCCAAATTTAGGCACAGTATTAAACGAAGATGGTGAGATCCTCGCAGAAGTTGTGTATGCAGTTCGATATGAAATGGCAAAAACAGTATCTGACATTTTTTTACGACGTACAGGCCTTGGTACACTTGGTCTCCTTCCCAAGGAATCAATAGAGAAAATTTTACAAGTTGTCGCAAAGGAATGGAGTTGGTCAAAGTCACAAATCGAAGAAGAAACAAAATGGATCCAAGACAGGTTACGATTGCCCGTTTGA
- a CDS encoding ABC transporter ATP-binding protein: MNEKPIIRVEHLTTGYGHSVIMEDISFDVYKGEIFGILGGSGCGKSTVLKNMIGLTKPFSGRIWIDEDDIVLAEGKQKVSIWNRIGVMYQQSALFGSMSLLENVRLPLEEFTDLPLPIMNEIVMTKLKMVGLFPFAHLSPSELSGGMKKRAAIARAMAMDPEIIFLDEPSAGLDPITSVELDYLIIRLSRTLGVTFVIVTHELPSVFTMADRVIVLDKSKKGIIAEGKPKDLKEKSKDPFVRQFFNRIPQESNPL; encoded by the coding sequence ATGAACGAGAAACCAATCATTCGTGTCGAACACCTAACAACTGGATATGGCCACTCTGTGATCATGGAAGATATTTCTTTTGATGTTTATAAAGGAGAAATCTTTGGGATCCTAGGTGGATCTGGTTGTGGGAAATCAACAGTGCTTAAGAACATGATTGGTTTAACAAAACCATTCAGTGGAAGGATATGGATTGATGAGGATGACATCGTTCTTGCAGAAGGCAAACAAAAAGTGTCAATCTGGAACCGAATCGGTGTTATGTACCAACAAAGTGCATTGTTTGGTTCCATGTCTCTTTTAGAAAATGTCAGACTGCCATTAGAAGAATTTACTGACTTACCACTGCCTATCATGAATGAGATTGTTATGACCAAATTGAAAATGGTAGGATTATTTCCATTTGCTCATTTGAGTCCGTCTGAATTATCAGGGGGAATGAAAAAACGTGCTGCCATCGCAAGAGCAATGGCGATGGATCCTGAAATTATTTTTTTGGACGAACCAAGTGCCGGTCTTGATCCCATTACTAGCGTAGAGCTTGATTATTTAATCATCCGTTTGTCGAGAACCTTAGGTGTTACTTTTGTGATCGTAACACATGAATTACCATCAGTGTTTACAATGGCTGATCGTGTGATTGTGTTAGATAAATCAAAAAAAGGAATCATAGCCGAAGGAAAACCGAAAGACTTAAAAGAAAAATCAAAAGATCCTTTTGTAAGACAATTTTTCAATCGAATCCCACAGGAGAGTAATCCCTTATGA
- a CDS encoding aminoglycoside phosphotransferase family protein — protein MNSSIEQNINKLGVPFAIGRSADLYALPNNQVLKLFFPSANPKEIEAEYENTLEVYRLHATKMQCYGKVKVGERLGIIFDRLEGISLTKLPDKNPIELFHIANTLANIHFQMHQTKTQKLKDIKEILNECLVGKPLEFLSEEEKKTIREYIKNLPEGNSVLHLDFHPENVIVKDKDRIVIDWMTAAKGNPCADVSFTQLLFTDAELWPGTPKLKILFYTLIRKFILSGYLKAYKHLSGITDSDLNRWRLSSLLLRLGLWDIESERENLKRQIKTWLERGGKL, from the coding sequence GTGAACTCTTCTATAGAACAAAACATAAACAAATTAGGTGTTCCTTTTGCGATTGGTAGGTCAGCGGATTTATACGCATTACCAAACAACCAAGTATTAAAACTTTTTTTCCCATCGGCAAACCCAAAAGAAATAGAAGCTGAATATGAAAACACTCTAGAAGTGTATCGTTTGCATGCGACAAAGATGCAATGTTATGGAAAGGTAAAAGTAGGAGAACGTTTGGGAATCATCTTTGACCGTTTGGAAGGGATTTCTCTCACAAAATTGCCTGACAAAAATCCAATCGAACTCTTTCACATTGCAAACACTCTTGCAAACATACACTTTCAAATGCACCAAACCAAAACTCAAAAACTAAAAGATATCAAAGAGATCTTAAACGAATGTTTGGTGGGAAAACCGTTGGAGTTTCTGAGTGAAGAGGAAAAGAAAACCATTCGTGAATACATCAAAAACTTGCCTGAAGGGAATTCCGTCCTCCATTTGGATTTCCATCCTGAAAATGTCATCGTAAAGGATAAGGATCGTATTGTCATTGATTGGATGACGGCGGCAAAAGGGAATCCTTGTGCTGACGTTTCCTTCACACAACTTCTCTTCACAGATGCAGAGTTATGGCCTGGAACTCCCAAACTCAAAATACTTTTTTACACTCTCATCCGAAAGTTTATCTTAAGTGGGTATCTTAAGGCATACAAACACCTAAGTGGCATTACTGATTCGGATCTCAATCGTTGGAGGTTATCTTCCCTTTTGTTGCGACTTGGACTTTGGGACATTGAAAGTGAAAGGGAAAATCTAAAACGACAAATTAAAACTTGGCTCGAAAGAGGAGGAAAACTTTGA
- a CDS encoding sterol desaturase family protein — protein sequence MFGGPVQCELVLDCVTKIGFMQGILNFIRYYPIAGLAFLLFYVWRRDFFETYRIQKLYPKAEKVWKEFRQSAVTLIVFTMVAVTNITMMKAKIVPSGVYFGSVSGVWEISYLFISFFFITVWHETWFYWMHRFAHLKKVYPHVHSEHHQSVNPSPLAAYRFQATEAFLEAIYIVPFVMFVPVHFYVVLFHTFYAMILNIWWHLGYEFFPKGWASHPITKWINSSTHHNLHHQKFHGNYSLYFNVWDRVMGTNFPYYEEYYEQVVGEREKKKREIKQQGKIKTESGLVTS from the coding sequence ATGTTTGGTGGTCCCGTTCAGTGTGAATTGGTTCTTGATTGTGTAACCAAAATTGGTTTTATGCAGGGCATTTTAAATTTTATTCGTTATTATCCCATTGCTGGATTGGCTTTCCTCCTATTCTATGTTTGGCGAAGGGATTTTTTTGAAACATACCGAATCCAAAAACTCTACCCAAAAGCGGAAAAAGTTTGGAAAGAGTTTCGCCAATCTGCTGTCACTCTCATTGTTTTCACAATGGTGGCTGTGACAAACATCACAATGATGAAAGCAAAAATAGTTCCTAGTGGTGTTTACTTTGGTTCTGTTTCAGGGGTTTGGGAAATCAGTTATCTTTTTATCAGTTTTTTCTTCATCACAGTTTGGCATGAAACTTGGTTCTATTGGATGCATAGATTTGCCCATTTGAAAAAAGTGTACCCACATGTTCACTCCGAACACCACCAATCGGTGAATCCGTCACCGCTTGCCGCGTATCGTTTCCAAGCAACGGAAGCATTTTTAGAAGCAATTTATATTGTCCCTTTTGTGATGTTTGTGCCTGTTCATTTTTATGTTGTACTGTTCCACACTTTTTATGCGATGATCCTCAATATTTGGTGGCATCTAGGGTATGAATTTTTTCCCAAAGGTTGGGCTTCACACCCCATCACAAAATGGATCAATAGTTCTACTCATCACAACCTCCACCACCAAAAGTTCCATGGAAATTACTCATTGTATTTTAATGTTTGGGACCGAGTGATGGGAACTAACTTTCCTTACTACGAAGAGTATTACGAACAAGTGGTAGGTGAGAGGGAAAAGAAAAAGCGTGAAATCAAACAACAAGGGAAAATCAAAACGGAATCAGGGCTAGTAACCTCCTAA
- the flgB gene encoding flagellar basal body rod protein FlgB has protein sequence MFEATHFMKTQDLLERGLGAATQRRKVISDNIANADVPNFKRSEVVFESMLKRAIESEKIEKDKAVPTKITNDRHIEFFKPLDYRDAKPKTNLDYLTTMRPDGNNVDIEKEVVESNQNQMSYNIMIDRLNQNNRLLNIVMRTN, from the coding sequence ATGTTTGAAGCAACACATTTCATGAAAACTCAAGACCTTTTGGAACGAGGGCTTGGCGCGGCGACACAAAGACGAAAGGTGATCTCCGATAACATTGCCAATGCGGATGTTCCTAATTTCAAACGATCTGAAGTAGTGTTTGAATCCATGTTAAAACGTGCGATTGAATCGGAAAAAATTGAAAAAGACAAAGCAGTTCCAACGAAAATCACAAACGACCGTCATATAGAATTTTTTAAACCCCTCGACTACCGTGATGCCAAACCAAAAACCAATTTGGATTACCTCACGACAATGAGACCAGATGGAAACAATGTGGACATCGAAAAGGAAGTGGTTGAGTCCAACCAAAACCAAATGAGCTATAATATCATGATTGATCGGTTAAACCAAAACAACCGTTTGCTTAACATTGTGATGAGAACCAATTAA